The Hymenobacter oligotrophus genome has a window encoding:
- the sdaAB gene encoding L-serine ammonia-lyase, iron-sulfur-dependent subunit beta: MAEKSSIFDMIGPVMIGPSSSHTAGVVRIARAAIRVLGSLPTHATITFYNSFARTYEGHGSDRAIVAGLLDYPTDDKRIREAFEHAKAAGLQYTFQGIGNASTMHPNTIRLQLRDERTGSEVDVIGQSRGGGVIRIVEVDGFPCDFSAGLHTLIIDADDVKGSIAFIADVIAHDDCNIATMNVSRKGKNQVARQFIEIDSALSEVALQYLRHLRWVHQVRYIPAIE; this comes from the coding sequence ATGGCTGAGAAATCTTCGATTTTTGATATGATTGGGCCCGTTATGATCGGTCCTAGTTCTTCGCACACGGCCGGGGTGGTGCGCATAGCCCGCGCGGCCATTCGGGTGCTGGGCTCGTTGCCCACACACGCCACCATTACCTTCTATAACTCGTTTGCGCGCACCTACGAGGGCCACGGTTCCGACCGCGCCATCGTGGCCGGCTTGCTTGATTATCCTACCGACGACAAGCGCATTCGCGAGGCTTTTGAGCACGCCAAAGCGGCCGGGCTGCAATACACGTTTCAAGGCATCGGCAACGCCTCCACCATGCACCCCAACACCATCCGGCTGCAACTGCGCGACGAGCGCACCGGCAGCGAGGTAGACGTGATTGGGCAAAGCCGGGGCGGGGGCGTTATCCGCATCGTGGAGGTCGATGGGTTTCCGTGCGACTTTTCGGCCGGCCTGCACACACTCATTATCGATGCCGACGACGTGAAGGGCTCCATTGCCTTCATTGCCGATGTAATTGCCCACGACGACTGCAACATCGCCACCATGAACGTAAGCCGCAAAGGCAAAAACCAGGTGGCCCGCCAGTTTATCGAAATAGATTCGGCCCTATCGGAGGTGGCCCTGCAGTACCTGCGGCATTTGCGCTGGGTACACCAGGTACGCTACATCCCGGCCATCGAGTAA
- a CDS encoding TolC family protein, protein MKPFVTPASGYARLATGALLLAGLGLGTPAWAQTRPAAPPAAAVPQAAPSGPWTLQQAVDYALQNNLQVRQSQLQAELSEATYRQSRLSQLPTANAAASQSWNYGTNVDPLTFQFQNQTTRANNFSATGQLNLFSGFQVRNSIKRNALDYEASLLDIEQARNDLSLTVASAYLQLLLGEELVRTNELRINSAKQQIERTQKLLRAGSVPESNLADARAQLATDELNLVTAQNQRDLARLQLVQALNLEAARGNDFAVAVPNLPDPDDEPVLDGDVAATFESAQSTQPQVKAADLRVRSAQRSQEVSRGAYYPRLTFGASIFSGYSSARIARKLTGDSTIVPAGFIYQLTPAGPVQVPNQFAGILQPRFETLSEGFGSQVKNNLGKQLSFNLNIPILNGWQARTNVQRSVIGVKQAELRAAQTRLQLRQTIQQAYADALAAQRRYAANKRQVEALATAYRNAEIRFNNGLMNGTDFNIAKNNLTAAESGMIQAKYEFIFRRKVLDFYQGKPLTL, encoded by the coding sequence ATGAAACCGTTCGTTACTCCTGCGTCGGGCTACGCGCGCCTCGCAACCGGCGCCCTGCTGCTGGCCGGGCTTGGACTGGGCACCCCCGCCTGGGCACAAACCCGCCCCGCCGCGCCGCCAGCTGCTGCCGTGCCGCAAGCCGCCCCCAGCGGCCCCTGGACGCTGCAGCAAGCCGTTGATTATGCCCTGCAGAACAACCTGCAGGTGCGCCAGAGCCAGCTGCAGGCCGAGCTTTCGGAGGCTACTTACCGCCAAAGCCGCCTAAGCCAGCTGCCTACGGCCAACGCCGCGGCCTCGCAAAGCTGGAACTACGGTACCAACGTCGATCCGCTCACGTTCCAGTTTCAAAACCAAACCACGCGGGCCAATAACTTTTCGGCTACGGGGCAGCTGAATTTGTTTTCGGGCTTCCAGGTGCGCAACTCCATCAAGCGCAACGCGCTGGATTACGAGGCTTCGCTGCTCGATATCGAACAGGCCCGCAACGATTTGTCGCTCACGGTAGCCTCGGCCTACTTGCAGCTGCTGCTCGGCGAGGAGCTGGTGCGCACCAACGAGTTGCGCATCAACTCGGCCAAACAGCAAATTGAGCGCACCCAGAAACTGCTGCGCGCAGGCTCGGTGCCCGAAAGCAACCTGGCCGACGCCCGCGCCCAGCTGGCCACCGACGAGCTTAACCTGGTAACGGCCCAAAACCAGCGCGACCTAGCCCGTTTGCAGCTCGTGCAGGCCCTCAACCTAGAGGCTGCACGCGGCAACGACTTTGCCGTGGCCGTGCCCAACCTGCCCGACCCCGACGACGAGCCGGTGCTCGACGGCGACGTGGCTGCCACCTTTGAGTCGGCCCAAAGCACCCAACCGCAAGTAAAAGCCGCCGATTTGCGCGTGCGCAGCGCGCAGCGCAGCCAAGAGGTTTCGCGCGGGGCGTATTACCCACGCCTCACGTTCGGGGCCAGCATTTTTTCGGGTTACTCCTCGGCGCGCATTGCCCGCAAGCTTACCGGCGACTCCACGATTGTGCCCGCGGGCTTTATTTACCAACTCACGCCTGCCGGCCCGGTGCAAGTGCCCAACCAGTTTGCCGGTATTTTGCAGCCTAGGTTCGAGACGCTGTCGGAGGGTTTTGGCTCGCAGGTGAAAAACAACTTGGGCAAGCAGCTCAGCTTCAACCTGAACATTCCGATCCTGAACGGTTGGCAGGCCCGCACCAACGTGCAACGCTCGGTAATCGGGGTCAAGCAAGCCGAACTGCGCGCTGCCCAAACGCGCCTGCAGCTGCGCCAAACCATTCAGCAGGCCTACGCCGATGCCCTGGCGGCCCAGCGCCGGTACGCGGCCAACAAGCGCCAGGTAGAAGCGTTGGCCACGGCTTACCGCAATGCCGAAATCCGCTTCAACAACGGGCTGATGAACGGCACCGACTTCAACATTGCCAAAAACAACCTTACGGCGGCCGAGTCGGGCATGATTCAGGCCAAATACGAATTCATTTTCCGCCGGAAAGTGCTCGACTTCTACCAAGGCAAGCCCCTGACGCTTTAG